Proteins co-encoded in one Candidatus Atribacteria bacterium ADurb.Bin276 genomic window:
- the mglA_6 gene encoding Galactose/methyl galactoside import ATP-binding protein MglA, with amino-acid sequence MAEDFLRIQNVSKLYAGVQALDNVSMSIGQGEVHCLVGENGSGKSTLIKIIAGVVKPDGGEIVIQGKSYKNLRPIDSINEGIQVIYQDLSLFPNLSVAENISLNQLIEEKKKIINWKEVKSIASNVLLTIKKELDLKEKVENISIANKQLVAICRALLRNAKLIIMDEPTTAITKKEIDKLLSVILDLKESGISTLFVSHKLSEVLQIAEKVTVLRDGKKVGDYNAGELDYDSLSFYMSGKKIDHSVFNYQEGADQKTLLEIKDLSKKSQFEDISFKLRPGEIIGMIGSLGSGRTEVALSLFGLNKPDSGSIYMNGEPVKINSPRKAISLGLCYLPEDRLNQGLFLKQSIQNNVVVTNLKKLLTKSKLLNYSKKYEYAKTWIDELNVNVPSLEIAVQALSGGNQQRVVIAKWLATNPKVFILDSPTVGIDVNSKSNIHNLIRQLAQKGIGVIMISDEVPEIVRNCNRILVMADGRIVREVNTVDITEDKLFDLVSSNSKNSEG; translated from the coding sequence ATGGCTGAAGATTTTTTAAGAATTCAAAATGTAAGTAAGTTATATGCCGGAGTACAAGCCTTAGATAATGTCAGTATGTCAATCGGTCAGGGCGAAGTACATTGTTTGGTCGGGGAAAATGGTTCTGGCAAATCTACTCTCATTAAAATTATAGCTGGAGTGGTTAAGCCAGATGGTGGCGAAATAGTTATCCAGGGGAAAAGTTATAAAAATCTTAGACCAATCGATTCAATCAATGAAGGGATTCAAGTTATATATCAGGATTTATCCTTGTTTCCCAACCTTTCGGTAGCCGAAAACATTTCTCTTAATCAGCTGATTGAAGAAAAAAAGAAAATTATTAATTGGAAAGAAGTCAAGAGTATTGCTTCGAATGTTTTATTGACCATAAAAAAAGAACTTGATCTAAAGGAAAAGGTTGAAAATATTTCTATTGCCAATAAACAGCTGGTAGCCATCTGCCGTGCCCTGCTACGAAATGCCAAACTCATCATCATGGACGAACCGACTACAGCTATCACTAAGAAAGAAATTGATAAACTCCTATCAGTCATTTTAGATTTGAAAGAAAGTGGAATTTCTACACTATTTGTGAGTCACAAGTTGAGTGAAGTTTTGCAAATTGCTGAAAAAGTGACGGTTTTAAGAGATGGGAAAAAAGTTGGTGATTATAACGCTGGTGAATTAGATTACGATTCCCTTTCTTTTTATATGAGTGGTAAAAAAATCGATCATTCGGTTTTCAACTATCAAGAAGGAGCAGATCAAAAAACCCTATTGGAAATAAAAGACCTTTCTAAGAAAAGTCAATTTGAAGATATTAGCTTTAAGCTAAGGCCAGGTGAAATAATCGGGATGATTGGATCGCTGGGTTCAGGAAGAACTGAAGTAGCGTTGTCCTTATTTGGCTTGAATAAACCTGATTCTGGATCAATATATATGAATGGAGAGCCAGTAAAAATTAACTCTCCCCGGAAGGCAATCAGTTTGGGTTTATGTTATTTGCCAGAAGACCGGCTTAATCAAGGTTTGTTTTTAAAACAGTCGATCCAAAATAATGTAGTCGTCACCAATTTGAAAAAACTATTGACTAAATCTAAACTTCTCAATTACAGCAAGAAATATGAATATGCCAAAACCTGGATCGATGAATTGAATGTCAATGTTCCCTCTTTAGAAATAGCAGTTCAGGCGCTTTCCGGCGGGAATCAGCAACGGGTAGTCATAGCCAAGTGGTTGGCCACCAATCCCAAGGTATTTATCTTAGACAGCCCTACCGTTGGAATTGATGTCAATTCTAAAAGTAATATCCATAATTTGATTCGGCAGTTAGCTCAAAAAGGTATTGGAGTTATCATGATTTCCGATGAAGTTCCCGAAATAGTGCGTAACTGTAATCGGATACTGGTAATGGCCGATGGAAGAATTGTAAGAGAAGTAAACACTGTTGATATAACTGAGGATAAGTTATTCGATTTAGTGTCGAGTAATTCAAAAAATAGTGAAGGATAA